AGCCATCGAAAAGGTCGCCAGAGCCACGCTCACCATGGCCCCCGCGCCGGACGCGACGCGAACCGGCCTGCTCCTCGAAGGCCTGGCACGGATGACCGTCGAGAGCTACCCGGCCGGCGTGCCGCTGGTCCAGGAGGCACTGACCGCTTTCCGGGACGCGGAGCTCGCCGACGAGGAGGCGCTGGGCTGGCTCCCCCTCGCCTGCCGCATGGCGCACGCCGCCTGGGAGTTCGACACCTGGTCCGTTCTCTCGGCCAGGCTGGTCGAGCTGGCCCGTGGCACCAGGGCGTTGTCCGTGCTGCCGTCGGCGCTGCTGCTACGGCTGTCGAACCGGGCCTACGCCGGGGACCTCACCGAGGCGGCCGCGCTCGTGGCCGAAGCCACGGCGATCGGCGAGGCCACCGGCAGCGGTTTCTTCGCCCACTACGGCGTGCTGGTGCTCGAACCGTGGCGCGGCGGCGAGGCCGAGACGCGCCGGGTGATCGACGTCATCACCCACGACATGCTCCTGCGCGGCGAGGGAAAGGTGCTGACCGCGACCGGCTGGGCGGCCGCGGTGCTGAACAACAGCCTGGGGCGCTACGAAGAGGCGTATGCCGCCGCCGGGCGCGGTTCGGCGTACCCGCAGGAGCTGGGGCTGTCCATCGGGTCGACGGTCGAGCTGGTCGAGGCCGCGATCCGGACCGGCCGGACTGCGGACGCGACCGAGGCGGCCGCCAGGATCAGCGGGCTGGCCCAGGCAAGCGGTACCGACTGGGCGCTGGGCACCGCGGCGGGAGTGGCCGCGCAGGTGAGCGACAGGCGTGCGGCCGACGAGCTGTACCGCGAGGCGGTCGAACGGCTCGACCGGGCCGGTGTGCGGATGGAAGCCGCCCGGTTCCGGCTGCTCCACGGCGAGTGGCTGCGGCGCGCGGACCGCCGCGACGACGCGCGGGAACAGCTCGGCATCGCCCACGAGCTGCTGACCGACATCGGGGCCGAGGCGCTCGCCGAGCGCGCGCGGCGCGAGTACGAGGCGACCGGAGCGACCGTTCGCCGTCCGGCCGTCCCGGCGCCGGCGACCCTCACCCCGCAGGAAGCACAGATCGCCCGCCTGGCCGGCGAGGGGCTGACCAACCCGGAGATCGGTGCGCGGTTGTTCATCAGCCCCCGCACCGTCGAATGGCACCTGAGCACCGTGTTCGCCAAGCTGGGCATCACGTCACGCCGGCAGTTGCGCACTTCGCCGGCCGGCGAAGTCAGCTGACGGGCCGCGCGGTCCAGCCGAGCACGGCCCAGGTCGCCAGGAGCACGCCGGTCAGCAGCGGCACCGCGTCGCCCACGGCGATGCCGAGGAGGACCAGTGGCCCCGCCGCCCACCCGGCGTACCGGTGCAGCCGTCTCACCGCGTCGCCGCCGAAGGAACGAAGCTGTTCGGCCAGTTCGGGATCTTCGGCCTTCATGCTTTTCTCGATGGCCCGCAGAGCGCGGTGCTCCTGGCGGTTCAGCGCGCTCATCGCGGTGTCCTCTCAGGACGGACGACGGCGACCGGGCAGGGTGCGTGGTGCAGCACCGCGTGGCTGACCGAGCCACGCGCGGTCACGCCGGTCCGGCCGTGGGACCCGACGACCACCAGCCGGGCCGCGGCGGCGGTGGCCTG
This window of the Amycolatopsis balhimycina FH 1894 genome carries:
- a CDS encoding DUF3040 domain-containing protein, which translates into the protein MSALNRQEHRALRAIEKSMKAEDPELAEQLRSFGGDAVRRLHRYAGWAAGPLVLLGIAVGDAVPLLTGVLLATWAVLGWTARPVS